A segment of the Aureliella helgolandensis genome:
GCTCCATTCTTCAGCATCCGGGAGGAATTTCGTCGCGTAGCAACGGCTGCCCCATCTAGCTACCATATTGCGAAAGTCGAAGATTAGGACCTGGGGTTGTTGAAACTGGACTCAAAGAGTCAATCCGGGGGGACTTTTAACCGAGAGCAGACTGGAGTTGAATTCGTGGCACCGATCGTTGAATTGCTTGTGTTGACAGCTTTTGCGGGAGCTGCGATTCCGATTGGTGGTTTTCTCGCGTCGTGGGAGCATATCCACAGCGATTGGCTGCGCAGTGAGTTCCGGCACCTGGTGATCGCCTTTGGCGGTGGCGCCCTGTTCTCTGCGATCGCGTTGGTTTTGATTCCTGAAGGCACGCGGCATTTGCCAGTTTGGGAATCCGTCGCGGCATTTGCCGCCGGCGGGGTAGGTTTCTGGCTACTTCAAGTTCTACTCAATCGTTCCAAATCGTCGGCATCCCAGTTGGTCGCCATGCTCTCGGATTTTATTCCCGAAGTCATTGCCCTTGGAGCAACCATCGCCGCGGGCGGCGCTGGAGCCGTCCTCTTGGCATCCATTATCGCACTGCAGAATCTCCCCGAAGGATTTAATTCCTATCGAGAGCTCCGGCACGGCGGTCTACCGAAACGCCGTATCCTGATTTGGTTTACCGTGGCCGCCATGCTGGGGCCATTGTTGGGAGTGTTGGGTTTCTGGATGTTGGCCGATCAACTGCGTCTCCTCGGCTGGATGCAGGTTTTCGCTGCCGCTGGAATCATGTATCTCGTTTTTGAAGACGTTGCTCCCCAGGCCAAACTCAAGAACAGCAGCTTGCCAGCGCTAGGTGCGGTGCTGGGATTCTTGCTGGGGCTGGTTGGGAAACTTCTCGAACGCTAAAGGGGAGGAACGCATGACGTTCAAGCGGCCAAGAGCCCGTCGCCAGGAACCCGTGTATGTTGTCCGTGTTTTCCTACACGAATCTTCCGGAGAACTGTTGGGCGTCGTTGGCCGGATTCGATTGGTTGTCGTGGAACGATTTGTGCCAAGGCTACCCAACCCAGAAAGGCGAAGCCGACCTAGAACAAGCTGCTGTCGGAGAATCCCACCTCGCATAAATGAGTTTTATCGTGAGCTGGAGTGATGAGGGGAAACTGCGAATCGAACGCCTCACGAGCTGCGTTGGCTTTTTCAATTTCGCTTGCCATTCGTGTGCGCCCTTCAAAATCCACAACGTGCAAGGTGAGAATGCAATTGGCTGCGTCCAACAGGCCTGCTCGAGCAACGTCGATCTCACCGTGATGCAATGGAACACCGCGATGCGATGTGCCCAACGTCTGCTAAGCCGAGTGCAACATGTTTGCTGCCGGGGCAACTCCGTAAAGAAT
Coding sequences within it:
- a CDS encoding ZIP family metal transporter, encoding MAPIVELLVLTAFAGAAIPIGGFLASWEHIHSDWLRSEFRHLVIAFGGGALFSAIALVLIPEGTRHLPVWESVAAFAAGGVGFWLLQVLLNRSKSSASQLVAMLSDFIPEVIALGATIAAGGAGAVLLASIIALQNLPEGFNSYRELRHGGLPKRRILIWFTVAAMLGPLLGVLGFWMLADQLRLLGWMQVFAAAGIMYLVFEDVAPQAKLKNSSLPALGAVLGFLLGLVGKLLER